In the Cellvibrio sp. KY-GH-1 genome, GGGGAGATTAAAAACCTCGAATTAATTAAGGAAATCTATTTCTTGCACCAAACCCTGAAAGACAAAGTGCAAGTTCTGCATGTCAATGGGCATGTTGGTGTGCAAGGCAACGAACTCGCTGACCGCATGTCCATTCTTGCTATAGAATCCCGCGAAACCGATTTTTCGCTTTATCGCGAGCCATTGGACGTCACCGCAATTTTGGCAACCCGCGCGGGTTAACTGCGAGGCTAAATAGGAATTTCTAATGGCTAAAAACTGTTGCCCCAAATGCGGCTCAAAAAACCTTATTAAAAATACACAGCGTACCTATGATTGCGGTACGTGTGGTGCTCCGTTGTTGCATACCTGGCCGTATTTTGAGTCCTCAGTTTTTCTGGTTCCGGTATTCCTGAATTTGCCGAACCAATTTTTGCCAAGCTATTGGGCGATGGGTGTTTCTCTGTTGCTCGGCACCCTTGGTGTTGTGTTGTTCTTTAAATATCGGGATTTTCACATCGATATAGGAAAGGTGAACATCGCTATTGATGTAGCGAAAGACGAACTATCACTGATTGAAAAGTATAAAGCGGGAAGCTTGGGCGTATTGGATTTGTTTCAGCGGCTTGATTGGGCAAAAAAGCAATTGGTATGGGTCACAGCGCTGTCTCCACTGTTTGCCGAGCACTTTAACCGCGTGGGCGGTTTTGATGTGAATGAACAATTGGCGCGCTTTCAGGCCTTAAAAACAGATGTCGATTTGAGTTTAACCATTAATCAATTAGTTGATATGTTGCAAGCCCGTGTGCAACGTTATCAATCCTATCGGTAGAAGTAAGGTTTATTCTTGTTTAGTTCTCATCGTGTTGTCGTATCGCTGTTTCTCCTTTTTACATTGGCACTCTGGCTGCCATCGCTTTTTATTCCCTTCTGGGGGGATGACTATTATTTCCTGACCCAAGCCCGCGAAGCACAGGTGGCTGGTGATTCCTGGTGGCAGCCATTTTTTTCGGAATCAGCTACCGGTTTTTGGCGGCCGTTAAGTATGGATACTGGCTGGCGGTTTGTGGAACAGATGTTGGCCGGAAATCTGTTGTATGCGCACCTGTATTCCTGGTTCTTGTGTTTACTTTCTGCTGGCGCTGTTGCGCTCTTTGCGTACTTATTCGCGCGGTCGATGGAGTGGCCGCAGGCTAAATTAATTGGTCTGCTAACAGCTGCGATGCACGCGGTGCATGTGGCGAGCTATTTGCCATTGCATTGGGTGGCGGCGATGAATAGCCCCGCACTGGTGTTCTTTTTGTGCATTACTTTATCCGTGTGGATTTCATTGCCGCGTTTAACGGGAGGCGTGCGTTTGCTCGCGCTTGTCAGTTTGCCTTTGTTGCAATTGCTCGCTTTGTTTAGCAAAGAGGCAGCGATTTTAATTCCGGCGTTGGTAGTTGCGCTCGCCATATTCTTGCGCGACAAACAACGTTATACCCGCACCGATAAATTGGTGTGGGTTCTTTGTGTGCTAATTTGCCTGATATGGCTTTATTTCTATAAACAATTCACCCCGCACCGCGACTCTGCCTACGGTATTACCTTGGGTAAAAACCTGATGGTGAATTCACTCAGTTTTATTGCGTGGATTTTTAACGTTCCGCGCGAAGCACTCAGGTTGATTGTGACTGATAGCCCGCTTAAGGGAGTGACATGGGCACTAGCTTGTTTTATTCCTATGGCGATTCTTTATGCCGCGAGCTACCTGAAACTAGCGCGGGAAATAAAATGGCATCAGTGGTTGGCGTTAGCGGCGTTTATGGTGTTGGCCTATGGACCTTATTTTGTATTAGCTGATCAAGCTTATGAGTACTACGCGGCAGTTGCTATTGTTATTCCACTACTTTTGGTTGCGCGCGCGCTATCGGCAACGAATCATTTAGCAATGGGTTTGATATTGATGGGCCTTGCATCCACCATCGCCGTGCAAGGCACACGAAGCGCGGAGTATCCGGCTGTTATTAGCCGTGCAATCTGGGCAGAAAATCAACTGCAGTGGTTAAGCGAACAGCACATTGAATTACCACTGGTCGTTAGTATTAATAACCCGCATCAATTCGCCGCTATTGGTGTGCCAGGCTTGGTGTGGCGATTAAATATTCCACGCGAACAAATCTTGCTCGCAAATGATTGTAGCGAAAACACTAAACGCCGCCTGCAGCAAAACTCAGCAGGCAATTTTGAATGGATCGATTGCGCACACTAATCTGCAGTCGATATTTGCCAGGGATAGCCATAACCCCCCCACACAAAAAAGGAAACGGGAAAAGGCTGATCATGACACTTCAAAAAATATTAGCTGAAAACCAACAGCATTTAGCGCTTGTCATCGGTAATGGCATTAATCGCTATAACAGTGCTAGCAAAGTTAACTCCTGGGATAAAATGTTGCTGGAGTTATGGGAAAAGCACACCCACGTAGATTCAACCATAGTTCCGCAAGGTATTTCGTTAACGGAGTTTTATGATGCGCTGGATTTGAGCCGTACCGATGCAAGCGTGAATTTGCAAAAGGAATTTTGTAGCTTACTGGCGGGATGGAAAGCGCTGGCGCACCATCAAATGGTAGTGGATTGGGCCACTCATTTTTCTTGCCCGATATTAACCACCAATTTTGATGAAAGTCTTTCCGATTCAACCAAATTATCGATGCACCATTTGGATGGTCCGCGCTTCACCGATTTCTATCCTTGGCAAACTTATTTTGCGCATCAACCAATCGCTAATCCCGATGCGGAATTTGCGATCTGGCACGTTAACGGCTTAATGCGCTACTCGCGCAGTATTCGTTTGGGATTGAGCCATTATATGGGTTCGGTGGAGCGGGCGAGGGCGTTAATTCATAAAGGGGATAAACGTTTATTTGTGGATCGCCATCGCGACAATTGGAATGGTAGTAATACCTGGTTGGATTGCATATTTCACCGCGACTTACTTTTTATTGGTTTGGGGTTGAATTCATCAGAAGTATTTTTGCGCTGGCTGCTGATAGAGCGCGCTAAATATTTCAAACATTTTCCCAAACGTAAACGCAATGCCTGGTATGTTTACGCGGGCACTGAAATATCCCAGGGGCAACAGGTTTTTTTACGCAGTGTGGGTTGTGAGATAGTCAAAGCGAACTCTTACGATGAGCTATATGCAAGCGTGTGGAGTATTTAGAGCAGGTGAATCAGCCATTGAAGCAATGGCTGATTCATAAGACTAGGCAGCGCGTACTCGTATCTGCGATGTTTCGAACGACTTACAAATAAACAATAGCGTTTCGCGGGTCTTTGGGTCTTCAACTTTACGGGCTATTTCAAGTGCCTCTGCGAAGCGGTGTTGAATACAAAGAATACGGGCCGTACGGATACGTTCGATATCATTCAGTTCTGTTCCCATTGGGGATACCTCTCAAGTTCAATCCATGCTTGGTAGTGGATGGTTCGTAGTGGAATAAAACGAATAACAAAAATTCCCTTTGCTAAAACTCCTTCTAACGACCTCTCTCTTGGCCCGCATCCCTGCACAACAACCGTTATGGTTAAAATGTAGCCAACGAATGACGTTTAAGACACTGGGGATTTTCGGAGTTTTTTGTAGGATATGTCGCACAAGCGGATCAACAACTTCCTGTCCTGTTACGGCCCCTCCTGGTTCGAACACTGTCGCCCATCCTAAAGACCAACTCGCTATCGACAGCGCCAAGAACGTGGCAGGCAAATGTAATCTTTACACTCGATAGTAATTACTCAAGGGCTGCGCCTACTGGATGCCTGGGCGCCTTCACGAGTAGCTGCGTTAATAAAAACCCAGTCACGATTAAATACCAACAAAATCAATTTCTTAGGTCCGTTGTGCCACCTTTTTTGGCCCGTGAAACAATTTGTGCAACCAGCCACTTTGCCGTGTGGCGCAAACTGGCTAGCAAATCATTCTGTACCGACGTTAGGCTCGTTCTTCCCTCATTGCACGCTGCTTTTCAGCAGCGCTGCTTCACCATACTAATAATAGGAGAACGCACGTGCGACCTTACTTCAAATACGCTCAACTTATACTGCCCCTAGTATTAGTAAGCGGGCTGGCATTTCCAACCTTTTGCTCAGCAGCGCGTTACCAAACGGAAGATTTCACCGCTGCGTTTGACACCACTGCGGGCAATATCGGCAACGTTTATCGCATCGGTGATGTGGATATCCAGGCCACCAGCGATACCGGTGGCGGGTTTAATGTGGGCTGGATTGAACCGACGGAATGGCTCAGTTTTAGCAATCTGGTAGTTCCAAGCACGGGCGATTATTTAATTAGTGCGCGCGTGGCCAGTGAAACTGGTGGCACCCTGTCACTGGATTTAAATGGTGGTTCCATTCCCCTCGGGCCCTGGGCCATTACTGGCACCGGCGGTTGGCAAAGCTGGAAAACCTTCTCCAAAGTGGTAAAGCTGAATGCAGGTACATATAACCTTGGCGTTTACGCCACAACTGGCGGTTGGAATTTGAATTGGGTCGATGTGGTCTCTTGTCAGCAAACCGATTGCGGCCAGGCTATTCCGGGGCGCGTGGAAGCGGAGCGCTACAGCAGTTTTCTGGATACCACAGCGGGCAATACCGGCGGCCAGTTGCGTAGCGATAATGTGGATATCGAACTCAGCAACGATTCCGGTGGTGGCTATAACGTTGGCTGGATCGACACGGGTGAATATCTGCGTTACAGCGTGAACGTCAGCACCAAGGGCCGTTACAAAATTACTGCGCGCGTTGCATCGCCCAATAGCGGTACCTTTTTCAAATTAAAGCTCGATGGCCGGGACCTTGGTACCCGCATCAACGTCCCCAACACTGGCAATTGGCAAACCTGGCAGAACGTAAGTATTGAAGCATCGCTCGATTCGGGCGCGCATGAATTGGAAGCCTATTTTGAAACCGGCAACTTCAATTTGAATTACGTGGATTTTGAATACCTCGGCCCTAACGATAATTCCAGCAGCAGTTCAAGCAGTAGTTCCAGCAGCGCGGGAACCCTAAAAGTAATGACTTATAACGTGCGCACTACACCCGCTGGTGATGTGGGCGAACGCTTTTGGGATAACCGCAAAGCCGAACTGGTGACCGCCATTAAAACCCAATTACCGCTGGTGATCGGATTCCAGGAAGCCACGAGCGAGCAGCACGATTACATTCGTGGCAGCTTGGGGAGTAGCTGGTCTTCATCGCCGCTGCGCCAAATTATTTATCGCAACGATGCGTTTGAAGAATTGCAAAGTGGCTATATCGAATTAGTCGCCGATGTTTGGGGCAGACGCACCAGTGAGTGGATAAAACTGCGCAGGAAAGCGGATAGCCGCGAGTTTATATTCTTTAATAATCACTGGGGCGTAGATGGAAATTCGCAGCAGGGTTCCGCAAATATTATCCGCGACCGAATTGCTAGCTTGAATCAAAATTGGGCATTGCCAACTATATTGCTCGGCGATTTAAATGCGGCACCGGGTAGTGGCCCGATCAACACGCTGATGAACCAAACACAACTCATCAGCCTATTTACCGGCAATACCTTTAATGGTTGGAATCCAACGCCTAACGTGCAATTGGATTATATTTTTGCCAGTAAATTTACTCTGTCTGGCTGCAACCTGATTACTTACCGCGAAGGCACTACGCCACCGTCAGATCACTATCCCATTTTTTGCGAGGTGAAGTTTTTATAAAGCCATGGTGTTGTAAGGTCACAGTTTAAGTCTGTATCCATTCAAACTTCTCCTTACCATCAGAGTAAGTCGACACCTACCATTTTCCAGACAGTGTAATTGGTCCCGGCCTTTTTAAAGGTCGGGATCTTTTTTTTGCGTTAATGGTTCTCAATAGCAAGGGATTATTGGGTTTGGATTTGTAAACAGGGCTGACATTTATCTGATAATTCGGCTAGGCTTGCGCAAAATGCTAATAACCACGGACAACCTAACCATGAAAAGAAAACTACTTGCTTTCAGCCTTGCGTCTGGCCTCTTGGCCAGCATGATGACATCCAATCTAGTTGCCGCTGAGGCCGCTAATAATCCGGATACGGAAGAGTGGATCGAGCTGTTTAATGGTAAGGATTTAAGTAATTGGTCGCCCAAGGTGCGTGGTTACCCGCTGGGAGAAAACCCTTTTAATACGTTCCGGGTTGAAAATGGAATTATGGAGGCGCGTTATGATCAATACACAGAGTTTGATAAGCGATTCGGTCATATTTTTTATAACGGTGGGCCGTTTTCCCACTATAAAATCCTGGTGGAATACCGCTTTGTGGGGGAACAGGTGAACGGTGGGCCGGCCTGGGCGTATCGTAATAATGGCATTATGTATCACACGCAAGACCCCAAAACCATGACCGTAGAGCAGGATTTTCCCGGTAGTATGGAATACCAGTTACTGGGTGGTAATGGTAAAGACCCGCGTACTACCGGCAACCTCTGCACTCCGGGTACCCATGTCGTGTTTAATGGAAAATTTACCGAGGACCATATCATCAATTCAACCAGCGATACTTACCACGGCGATCAATGGGTAACGGCGGAATTGGTGGTGCATGGTAGTGAAAAAGCCGAACATTTTATTAATGGGAAAAAAGTCCTGGAGTACACCGGGTTGCAATGGGATGATCGCACACCCAATGGCAGCGGCTATATTGCGCTACAGGCAGAAAGTCACCCAACAGATTTTCGCAAAGTACGCTTGTTAAATCTTGAAGGATGTATGGATAAAAAGGCCAAAAATTACAAAAGCTATTTTGTAAAAAATAATTCAAAGGTTTGCCAGTTTTAAACTAAAAAAAATCGCTCATTGAGCGAAAATAAATTGTCCCCCGACCTTATAAGCCGGGGGAAACCGTGTCTAGCAATGAGGAAATTTGATCCATGTTAAAATTAAGTTCTGCTGCACTTTTAGCCCTAGTTTTTGCATCCGGCGTGACAGTTGCCGATGACGCTGCAATCGATGCTAAATACCAAAAATCCTGCAAACTTTGCCATGATGGCGGTTTGATGGGGGCGCCAAAAACCGGTGATGTAGCCGCTTGGGCACCACGTCTCGAAAAAGGAAATGAGGTATTGCTTAAACACATTAAAGAAGGCTTCAACGCTATGCCGCCCAAAGGCACTTGTGCCGATTGCACAGACGAAGAGTTTTTGAAGTTGGTTGAGAAAATGTCGAAGTAAAAATGATGCCTTGCGGCAGTTGTTAAAAATAAACCCGACTAAGCGTCGGGTTTATTTTTATGTGGAGATTTCTGAAACGCTTAATCGGCGGATTTTTATTCCAATTACAGGTACACGCGCAACAGCGTTTCTGCAACACATGCCAATCTTTTGCTGCCGTTAATTTCCACACTGATTTCACTAACCAGGTCTACGCATCGTTTGGATGGAATCACGTCTTTTAGTAAGGTCCGCGCGCGCACTTCTGATCCCGCCTTTACCGGGTAAGGAAAGCGAACTTTATTTAGGCCGTAATTAACCAACATTCTCGCTTCAGGGTAGGGGGTTTTTGAGGATTCGGTGAGTTTTGGGAGTAATGCAAGCGTTAAGAAACCATGGGCGATCGTAGTACCAAAGGGCGACTCTTCCGCAGCGCGGGTTACGTCCGTATGAATCCACTGGTCGTCCTCGGTGACACACGCAAACTGGTTGATTCGATCCTGATCGATTAACAGCCACTCTCCAAGATGGGTTTCCTGGCCAATAAACGCATCCCATTTCTCATAAAACGCTTGCGCCTCCGGCGTAATGGCCGGCGGGATAGACTGTGGGGTTTGGCGCTCCCGTTCCAGAAGCAATGAAAACCTGCCAATCCACGGGGTATTCAGGGTATTGTTGATGGTTTGACTGAGTTTTTCTGACAACTCGCGCAATTGCGGCTCGAAGCGGGATTTGAACTCCACGTTCTTTAACTGTTGACGCAACAAGCGCTCCTTATCTTTGAGGTATTCCACAACACTCATAAACGCTCCCGTGTGGCTGGAAAGGTATTAGAAACTGGCAGTCGCTAAACTGCGAATCTTTTTACGCTCCCCACACGACTATTGCAACCAGCAATCGATAAACGCCGCAAATTTCGGTCTGCCTGTATAATTGCCACCCACGCGCCTTATGCCAAAAGCGCTTATCCGTACCACCTCCACCTGGATTGCGTAAACTCGAGCCCAATAGGGTTTATTTTATGTGCGGGTATAAGCAGCCAGCGCATTGCGTAAAGATTCGGGCGATGTGTGGACTGAACTTTCGTGAAACACCAAATCGTAACCAAATTCTATAGCAGAACCTACCACGAGCACTGAATCTGCTAATGCACGGACGGATAGCTTGTCATCGCCTCGCGCGGTGTAAATTAGCTCACCAGGATTATGCTTTCGAGAATTTGTTTTTACCTGCCCTGATACTACAAAAGCCCAGCTAAATTTATGGTTAAGCGGTAAATCGTAGCTCCATGAATCTCCTGACTTTAGGTGTACCGCCAAATAATTTGCTCCAGCGGGAAACGCAAATTGACTCCTATCTTGCTCATACCACCCAATAAGTATTCGAACCTGCTTATGGAAGGGTGCAGTACCTATGCGCACATAACGCGATTGCGGTGAAGAATTTTCCAGCGCGGGCGATAGCGCGATACCCACTTGGATGCATTTAAAATTCGGAGTCAGGGGTTCTATCGAATTGCGAATACCGTTGCCGCTGATTACCCAACTCCAGTCTTCCTGTTTCAGGGTGTCGCTATTGCCGGTTGAATCGCTGAACAGCGCTTCGCCTGCTAAAACGTAGGTAATCACAGCGGTGCCGGAGCTAATAGTACCTG is a window encoding:
- a CDS encoding carbohydrate-binding protein, coding for MRPYFKYAQLILPLVLVSGLAFPTFCSAARYQTEDFTAAFDTTAGNIGNVYRIGDVDIQATSDTGGGFNVGWIEPTEWLSFSNLVVPSTGDYLISARVASETGGTLSLDLNGGSIPLGPWAITGTGGWQSWKTFSKVVKLNAGTYNLGVYATTGGWNLNWVDVVSCQQTDCGQAIPGRVEAERYSSFLDTTAGNTGGQLRSDNVDIELSNDSGGGYNVGWIDTGEYLRYSVNVSTKGRYKITARVASPNSGTFFKLKLDGRDLGTRINVPNTGNWQTWQNVSIEASLDSGAHELEAYFETGNFNLNYVDFEYLGPNDNSSSSSSSSSSSAGTLKVMTYNVRTTPAGDVGERFWDNRKAELVTAIKTQLPLVIGFQEATSEQHDYIRGSLGSSWSSSPLRQIIYRNDAFEELQSGYIELVADVWGRRTSEWIKLRRKADSREFIFFNNHWGVDGNSQQGSANIIRDRIASLNQNWALPTILLGDLNAAPGSGPINTLMNQTQLISLFTGNTFNGWNPTPNVQLDYIFASKFTLSGCNLITYREGTTPPSDHYPIFCEVKFL
- a CDS encoding DUF1080 domain-containing protein, encoding MKRKLLAFSLASGLLASMMTSNLVAAEAANNPDTEEWIELFNGKDLSNWSPKVRGYPLGENPFNTFRVENGIMEARYDQYTEFDKRFGHIFYNGGPFSHYKILVEYRFVGEQVNGGPAWAYRNNGIMYHTQDPKTMTVEQDFPGSMEYQLLGGNGKDPRTTGNLCTPGTHVVFNGKFTEDHIINSTSDTYHGDQWVTAELVVHGSEKAEHFINGKKVLEYTGLQWDDRTPNGSGYIALQAESHPTDFRKVRLLNLEGCMDKKAKNYKSYFVKNNSKVCQF
- a CDS encoding pirin family protein yields the protein MKIAKDELSINTDKTDNIQVESNVFFRKHSLEVLKPFVSLEILSAHDLHNAGTISSGTAVITYVLAGEALFSDSTGNSDTLKQEDWSWVISGNGIRNSIEPLTPNFKCIQVGIALSPALENSSPQSRYVRIGTAPFHKQVRILIGWYEQDRSQFAFPAGANYLAVHLKSGDSWSYDLPLNHKFSWAFVVSGQVKTNSRKHNPGELIYTARGDDKLSVRALADSVLVVGSAIEFGYDLVFHESSVHTSPESLRNALAAYTRT
- a CDS encoding MaoC family dehydratase, with the translated sequence MSVVEYLKDKERLLRQQLKNVEFKSRFEPQLRELSEKLSQTINNTLNTPWIGRFSLLLERERQTPQSIPPAITPEAQAFYEKWDAFIGQETHLGEWLLIDQDRINQFACVTEDDQWIHTDVTRAAEESPFGTTIAHGFLTLALLPKLTESSKTPYPEARMLVNYGLNKVRFPYPVKAGSEVRARTLLKDVIPSKRCVDLVSEISVEINGSKRLACVAETLLRVYL
- a CDS encoding cytochrome c5 family protein, with the protein product MLKLSSAALLALVFASGVTVADDAAIDAKYQKSCKLCHDGGLMGAPKTGDVAAWAPRLEKGNEVLLKHIKEGFNAMPPKGTCADCTDEEFLKLVEKMSK